ACGCCGCTTACGCCCAACCGTTCGGCATCCTTCAAGTCGAGGTCGATTTCGTTGTCGTATTGGCCGCCGGTGAGGCAGCTGCTGAACGCGGATACGTTTAGGCCGATTTCCTGGGCGTAGGTCGAATATAGTGAGCTTCCCAGACCGCGCGAATCCCCATAGAGCAGTTTGAAGTAATCCCAATAGCGCCCCTGCGCGCCGGCGCAATTGGCCGCCACAGCCGCCGGCCTGGCGTTGGCGTGAAAGGAAAGCGGGTAATCCCGGAAGACGAAACGCACCCTGTCGCTGTAGGTTTGGTACAGCTTCTCGTACACGTTGGTATACCATTGCCGGCAATAGGGGCACTCGAATTCCGCGAACTCCACAATGGTCACCTTGGCGTCGGCCGGACCCCAGGAGGGATCGTCCTGCGCCGAGGCGCTCTGGGCGGCGCCGCCGGAGTTTTGCAGGAGGGCCGGGATATCGCGCGCGGTGTAGCCCACCGCAAATCCGGAGCCGAAGAGGACGATCCCGATGACGATCTGCCGGATCGGCCATTGGCTCTTATAGTTGACGTTGATGTTTCTTCTCATGCGTCGGATTTTATCACGGCTCCGCGGAGGGCGCCCGGGAGACTTGAAAGGCAAGAAAGAAAATCCTTCGCGATTCTCCGGATTTCCACCGCGCCCTGCGCGGACGAGACGGTATAATCCGTCCGGACGGCGAGCCCGACGGCCGCCAAAAGGAAGGATCCCATGGGAAATACCATCTACCTGATCGACGTCACCAACCGCGACGGCGTGCAGACGGCCAAACTCGGCCTCGCAAAGCTGGAAAAGACGATGATCAACTGGTACCTGAACGAGCTGGGAATTTTCCAGAGCGAATGCGGGTTCCCCACCACCCGCCACGAGACCAACTACCTCAACGCCAACGTGGAACTGGCCGAAGCGGGCGCGCTGAAACCGATCGTCCTCTCCGGGTGGCTGCGGGCCGTCGTCGCCGACGTGGAAACGGCGTTCCGCCTCACCCGGGTGCGGCACTTCAACATCTCCACCTCAACCTCGGAGCAGATGACCCAGGGCAAGTTCCAGGGCCGGAAGAATCGCGAGGACGTCCTGCGGGATATGGTGGATGCGTTGCGGCGGGCCCGGGAGCTCGGCGCCGCGACCGTCGGGGTGAACGCCGAGGACGCCTCGCGGACCGACCTGCCGTTCCTCGTCCGCTTCGGCTTGGCCGCCAAGGACAATGGGGCCGACCGGCTCCGCTACTGCGACACGCTCGGGTACGACAACCCCTTCTCGATCTACGAACGGGTCAAGGAGCTGGCGGCCGGGACGGGCCTGCCGATCGAACTGCACTGCCACAACGACTTGGGGATGGCCGTGGCCTGCTCCCTGGCGGGCGCCAAGGGCGCGGTCGACGGCGGGGTGGACGCCTACATTAACACCTGCGTAAACGGGATCGGCGAGCGGGCGGGGAACGCCGACCTGCTGTCGGTGATCCTGGCCGTCACCAAATCGGCCGAATTCGCCGGACGCTACGCGCTGCAGGATGGAATCCAACTGACCAAAATCTGGCGGCTCGCCAAGTACGCCGCGTATGCCTTCGGCGTGCCGATCCCGATCAACCAGCCGGGCGTGGGCGACAACGCCTTCGCCCACGCTTCGGGAATCCACGCCGACGGGGTGTTGAAGGACGAACGCAACTACGAGCTTTACCACTTCGAGGAACTCGGGCGCGGGGAACCGGAGATCATCGAAACCGGACGCCAGATCTGCGTCGGCGAATACAGCGGCATCAAGGGCTTCCGCAACGTCTACGAGAAGATGGAGGTGGAATTCACGAGCGACGAGGAAGCTCGGGAGATCCTGGAGCTGGTGCGCTACGCGAACGTACTGAAGCAGAAGCCGCTCGTCGTGGACGAATTGCGCTTCATCGCCAAACATCCACAGCAGGTGAAGAAACTTCTGACGGTCACGCCTTAAGAAAAGATCGCCACATAAGGCACAGATTTTTTGCGCCTTTTGTGGCTAAGTAATTTCTGCCGCCGCTTTTTCCGAACTTCCCCCCAAGCGGAGAGGCGGAAAACCCCCTCGGATCGCGGCATCCATCACGGCATATTGGATATAATCCCCGGTATGCCGGATTCCACCGCCTTGCGCAACACCCTCGACCGCACCCGGCGCGGACGGCATCGTTCCGGCCAAGCCCGACGGATCGGCCAAAGGCGGGGCTTTCCTCCGCATCCGCAAGGAGCCGGTCTTGCCGAAAGGCTTCGTCAGATCGGGCGAGAAGGTCGGTCATCTGGAACCGTTCGATCCTGGGAAATTCCTGGACGGAATACTTGCCGCTCCCACACCCTCCCCGCCCCCTCCCCTTCCCTCCCCAAATCTGCGAAGATAATTCTTCACTTGGTTTGACATTTCCTTACAGATTTGGGGAGGGTGTGGGAGGGGTGAATTGGAGGTTCGGAAGCGCATGAAAATCCATCACCTCAACTGCGGCACGATGCACCCGTTCGGCCTTCCCCGGAAGGACGGCACCGGCGGATTCTTCCTCCGCGGCGACGGCGTTCTCCATTGCCTGCTGGTCGAAACATCGGAAGGGCTGGCGTTGGTGGATGCCGGCTGGGGGTTGCGCGATTGCGGCGATCCGACGCCGGCGGTGCGCCAATTCATGGCGCTCTGCAGCTGTGCGCGCGATCCGGAAGAAACGGCCGTTCGGCAGATCAAGAAACTCGGCGCCAAACCTTCTGACGTCAAGCACATCTTCCTGACCCACATGCACCTGGACCATGCCGGCGCCTTGCCGGATTTTCCCCAAGCCGCAATCCACCTGGCCGGCGCGGAGCTCGAAGCGTGTCTGCGCCCGCGCACATATATGGAGAGGTACGCCTACCGGCCGGAGCATTGGGCCCATAGCCCGCGCTGGCAAGCCCACGAAACCTGCGGAGCGCGCTGGTTCGATTTTGATTGCGCCCCGCCGATCCGGATCGGCGGGGCCGATTTCGTCCTGATCCCGTTCCCCGGCCACACCCGCGGCCATTGCGCCGTCGCCGTGCGCGGGGAAGGCGGATGGCTCCTGCATTGCGGCGACCTTTACGGATACCAGCCGCAGGTATCCCCGGCTCAACCGTACCGCTATCCAAACGGCGCCCTGATGGAGAGGATCGTCACGGCGGGGTTTGCCATGCCCCGGCGGCATTGGAAGAAAATCCGGCAACTGCTGCGCGAACACGGAGGCGACGTGCGGGCGTTTTGCTCGCACGATGCGGTTAATTTTCCCCCGTACATCCCACATGAAGCGCCGGGCGAATTTCCATAAATCGATCAAAACCCTGCCAGCAGGTTGACCACCCGTCAACGGCAGTCCCGAGCCATCCAGCGTGTAACGAAATTGGCACAATCCTGAAATGGAAAACATGCAATATTACTTTTTACCTGATTCAAAGGGCCGCCGATGCCGACTCCGATTGTTTTTTTACGGCATTATTACTCCTTGTGGGGTTTGGCTCCTGTCAAGGCGCTCAAAGCACCATCCGCGGTAGGGATTTGACTCAAAACCAACCAGGCGTGCCATCCCCGACCGTCACCCCGTCCCGCGCCGTAAAACCGTCTCCCACCGGCACCTCTTCGCCAACATTCACGCAGGAAATATTCCCTACTCCGACAAACACCCCCAAGCCGGCTTTCAGCTTGACCACCGCCGGCCCGTATTTATTCCTCCTCCTAAGAAAAGAAACCTCGGTCCGGGATTAGCCCCCGGCGGATTGACCCCTCCCCTGCCCTTCCCAAATCCGCAAATCGGAAGGGGTTTACGTTTATAATTCCACCCAGAGGAATGCCGCATGTCCAATTTCGACGAACTCACCCAGCGCCTGACCGTCTCCCACGAAAAACTCCACCGCCTCCTGGAGAGTCTTTGACCTCCCGGTCAAGGAAAAGCGCCTCTCCGAACTGGAAGCCCAAGCCGCGGAACCGAACCTTTGGAATTCGCCCGACAACGCCAAGAAGCTGATGCAGGAACTCACCCGCGTGAAGGCGCAGGTGAACGCCTGGCGCGGGCTCGAACGCCGCGTGGGAGACGCGCTCGAGTTGGCCGCGCTCGGCGACGACGGCCTGCTCGCCGAATTGGAAAAGGAGACCGACTCCGTCGAAGCCGAGGTGGCGCGGATGGACCTCGAGGCGCTCCTTTCCGGGCCGCACGACTCTTCCGACGCCTTCTTCTCGATCCACGCCGGCGCCGGCGGAACCGACAGCCAGGATTGGGCGTCGATGCTCGAGCGCATGTACCTGCGCTGGGCGGAACTGCGCGGATACGCAGCCGAGATCCTCGACCGCATGCCGGGCGAGGAAGCCGGCATTAAAAGCGTCACCCTTTCGATAAAGGGCCCGCAGGCCTACGGCTACCTAAAAGCGGAAAAGGGGGTCCACCGCCTGGTGCGGCTTTCGCCGTTCGATTCGGCCAACCGCCGCCACACGTCCTTTGCGCTGGTCGAGGTCTACCCGCAGATCGAGCAGTCCGACGAGGTCGAGATTCCCGCCGCCGACTTGAAGATCGAGACCTACCGCTCCTCCGGCGCCGGCGGGCAGAACGTGCAAAAGAACGAAACCGCCATCCGCATCACCCATCTGCCCACCGGCTTGGTGGTCACCTGCCAAAACGAGCGCTCGCAGACCCAAAACCGCGAGAACGCGATGCGGGTCCTGCGGTCGCGCCTGCTCGACATCCAGCGCGAAACCCAGGCCAAGGAACTGGCGGCGATCAAGGGCGAACACGTCAAGGCCGAGTGGGGCAGCCAGATCCGATCCTACGTCCTGCACCCCTACCAGATGGTCAAGGACCACCGCACCGAGTACGAGACCGGCAACACCGCCGCGGTGTTGAACGGCGAGATCGATGAATTCATCGAGGCCTACCTGCGGTCGACGATCGGGGAAAAGAAGTAACGGCCGGGATGCCGGTTCTCTCTGCAACGGCAAGCCGCCGGGGCTCACACCGGAGCCGGACGGGCGCGGCGGTCGTCCGCCGCCGCTTCCCCATCCCCCCGGCCAACTGCCCCCGCCCGCGGACCGGGGAGCGTGCTCCTTCGTTCATTCCGCCGCGGCAGTCGACCGAGTCCGCCCGCACAGCGAACCGCCGCATGCCATTTAAATCATCAGCCAGGCAAATCCGCACACCATTGACAGCAGAACGAACCCGTTCAGCGCCAGGCCGATGATCCCCAGGATCTTGTTGGCGGTCTTTCCGAACAGCGCCCCCAGCCCAATGACGATGCCGATCAGGGAGACGATCAGGGTGCCGCACGCCAGCGCAATCGTCCCCAGACCGAAATTGGTCACTTCCGCAGCCGAGAGGTCCTCGGTATTAAATCCGGGTTGGTTGACCATCGAATAGGCGAACATGCAATAGACGCAAAGGAAGAGGAACGGAAAAATCACGGTCAGGATCGAAAGCATCCCCATGAAAGGCGGCCACGATTTTCCTCCCGGAGGGGCTGCGGGAGGCTGGGCGCCGGGCGGCTCCGCCTGAGGAGTGTGCGGCGGATACGGCGGGGGCGAACCCGGCAGGATGGACGGGTGGTTGTCGGACATGGCGTTCTCCTCCTTCTTCCAGCCGGTCGGTTTTTCCGGCGGCTGGTTTTCCAGTATAGATAGTAACGCCGCCGAAGGCAAATCGGCGCGCCCAAACCCATCGGCCAGATCCCGTGCGCCGGCGATCCGCGCCGGAAACCGGATTCGGCCGGCGGGCGCGGGGAGGACGGCAGAACGCGGAGGCGACCGCACGAAAATCCGATATACTCTAGGGACCATGGAGGCCTCATGACCAAATCCGCCGCTCCCGATCCGATGCAGGAAGTCCGCCGCCGGGTGGATACGCTCAAAGATACCCTCAAAGAAATCCAGGAAAAATCGCTGCTCACCTCCGTCCGCGACCAGGCCGAGGACGTCGAAACCCAGGCCAACCGGGTGTTCGACCTGGCCCGCGCCGTGCGCGAGCGCGGCTACGTCTGGGAGAAGGATCTCGAACCCAAATGTCTGGATTTCCGCAAACGCTGGGCGGAACTGAAGCCGGGCGTGATGCAGGCGATCGTGCGCGAGACGGCCTCGCTTAAGACTCGGGTCGCGCAGGCCGAGGCCGAGGTGGCTCAGGCCGCTTCCCGCGCTGTCAACCCGTCGATCGCCAATTCCGTTCTGACTCCGGTTGAAAATTCGCTCGATACGCTGAAGGGCGCAGCCGAAGCCGCCGAGAAGGCGGTCTCGGGGATGTTCGACCGGATGGCATCAGACGTATCCTCCCTCGAAACCCACCTCAACCGGGTCTCTTGGATGATCGACCAGGCGGCCGCCTCGAAGGTCGAATGGCTGGAGGCCGAATCGACCGTGCTGGCGGTGAAGGCCAAATGGGACAAGGACGGCAAGGACGATCCAAAAGGGATCCTCTTCCTGACCGACCAGCGACTGGCGTTCGAACGCAAGGAGGATGTGGCCACCAAGAAGGTGCTGTTCATCGCCACCGAAAAGGAGAAGGTTCAGGAAGTGATGCTGGTCGTCCCGCTGCCGGAGGTGAACGAAGTGACGGCCAGCAAGAAGGGGCTGATGGGCCACGAGGACCATCTGGATTTCGAGTTCACCTCCGCCGCGCCGATGCGCAAAGCCCATTTCCACATCGACGGGCAGGATTGCAACCAATGGCAGGCTACGATCGGCCGGGTGAAGGACGGCGAGATCGAAAAAAGCCGCGTCACGCCGATCTCGGAGGAGGAAAAACAGCGCCTGCGCAACGCGCCGACCAAATGCCCCTCCTGCGGCGGCGCGATCAAAGCGCCCATTCTGCGCGGACAAACCGAGATCCATTGCACCTACTGCGGGGCGGTGACACGGTTCTAGGATTTGCGGAACCCGAAGAACGAAAAAACGTGGATGGACCATCCGCGTTTTTCTTTCGGCGGACACCCGCCTCAGCAATCGGCCGGATCGAGCAGGAAGAAATCCGGATCCCAGCGGCGCGCCAGCGCGAAATAGCGCCGGCTTTCCCCGGCGTTCCCCAGCCGCCGCAGGGCGTCGGCGAGATGGTAGGCGTCGGCCGCCCGGGCCGACGGATCGATCTGCCCCGCCAGCGCCCGCTTGAGCAGGGAGATCCCCTCCTTTAACCGTCCGGTCTCCGCCAGCACCATCCCGCGCGTGCCGACGATCGACGGCTCCCAGGGAAGGTTGCGGAAGGCTTCCTCAGAACAGCGTTCCGCCTCCGCCAGCAGCTCCCCGCCGCGGATCAGGGCATCCACGTAGGCGATGTTGTTGAGGATCAGGCTCCGGAAGAACGGTTTTTCCGCTTCCGGGGAATCCCGCAACGCCAGGAAAACCTCCCGCGCCGCGGCGAATTGCTTCCGCCGGATCAAATTCACGCCCTTGGTGGTGAGCAGCATCGGATGGCCCGGAAATTTTTCCAATCCCCGGGCGAGCCAATCCAAAGCGGCTTGGGGATCGTTCCGCGAACCGGCGTCCATGGCCTCCATCAGGTAATACCCCTGATTCATCGACGCCTGCCGTTCCGGAGGCATCAACAACTGGTCCAGCATCTGCAAGCCGTCCGTGCCGGCCTGCCGGTAGAGCCCGCCGGCCCTCATCGGGATGAGATTGAAAAATAAAAGCACCAGGTCGAAGTAGAGGAACAAACCGGTCAGGTGCAACGCCAAAACGGCGTCGATGCCCAACCAACCTTGGAGGAGCAGCAGGAAAAACCGGAAGACGACGGCGGCCAGCAGCAGCAGGGCGTGGATCCCGGGTCCCGCCGCAATCGCCAGGAACATCCTCCAGCGGCACCCCGGGCGCGGCGGGCAGGCCAGCACCGTTCCGGCTCCAAACAGCCACGGGCGGAGTTCCCAGGTGATCCCGAACCTGCGCCGCACGGCCAGCGGTTTTCCAAATCCGATGATCACCCGGAAGATGCGCAATCCCAGCAGCAACCCGGCCGCGGCGTGGGCCAGCTCATGCGCCGCAGCCAGAAGCAGATTGAGAATCCCGAGAAATAGAAAATCCAACAGAACAAGCGCCGCCCCCCGGCCGATGATCAACGCATCGAGCGCGAGGAAGAGCGCGATCGCCACGGCGATTGTAAAAAACTGTCTGCGCAGGTACACCGTCTCCCAACACGGCGGACAGTACGCACGTTTCACAAGTCCGACCCATTCCCTGCGGACGGTGAACGCCTCCTCGACACCGGATTCCACCCCGCAGCGGGAGCACTTCATCCGGCCGTCTCCGGAGATCCGGCGGGCGGAGCGCGCCTGCGGGTCCGCCGCATGAGCCGCACGGCGGCCGCGGCGCAGAGCGCCAGCAGCGCGCCGACCGACGCCAGCGCGCCCCCCCAAAAGGCGGGCGGCGCGTACCGGAATTCGACCGTGTGCCTGCCGGCGGGCACCCGCACGGCGCGGAATGCATAATCCGCCTGGAGATTCGGGACGCGTTCCCCGTCGAGGAACGCCTGCCACCCGTCGTCATTTACATCGGCCAGAACAAGGAACCCATCTTGCGCGAAGTCGACTTCGATCCGCACGCGGTTCGGATCGGCGCCCGCGGCGATTTCCACCCGGGGGGGCGAAGCGCAATCCGTCCCCTCTTCCCCGCTTCCCGCCTCGAGGATCACCGTCCGCGCCGGGTCGAACTGCTCGGCCGTCACCGCGCGGAGGGCGTCCTCCCCGCCGAGCGCCCATTGCGCGCGGCACACCCCCCAGGCCCGGGCGCCGCCGGAGAGGTATCGCAGGGTGGGATCCCCGTCGCCCGGCGGCCATTCCCACACCGCGCCGACATCCATCATCCCCAACAACCGATCGCGCAGCTCCGCGGGAAGTGTCTCCACCTCCCGCACCAGAACGGCGTAACGCCGGGGGACGAACGAATCGAAATTGTCCGCGGCCGGGAGGGAATCCAGAATGCACACGTTGGGGAGCTCCCAGCGCCGGACGTCCATCCAATCCGCCAGCCCCGCAAAGATGCGGAAGAGAAACGCCCGGTGGTACATCAGCTCGTAGCGGATCGCTTCCGGCATGTAGATCCGCCGCTCCCCGAGGGTCGCGGCGATCCCGGCGGCCGCGGGGTTTTCCTCCCGGTAGAGGGAAGGCGGCGCAGTAGGGACCAATCCGGCGGCTGCCAGTCCGAGATCCAGCGCGATCAGGGCAGCCGCCGCGGGGGCGACCCAGCGCGCGAGCGGCGGCCGGCGCTTCGCAAGGTATTTGAGCAGCGCAAGCAGGGCGATCAGGATCCCGATTCCGCCGGTGGCTGCGACGGAAGGTGCGAAAGTATCCCGGCGGATGAACGCAAGATACGTCGCCGCGATCCCGGCCGCCAGCGCCGCAGCCGACGCTACGCCGATGTTGGCCGCGGTCCGCCAGGAGGTCGAGGCGGATTGTTGCCAGCGCTGGGCGCCGGCCGCCGCCAGGAGGCACAAAGCGAACACGAACCCGATCGTCATCCGCGAGGGAGCCTGGAAGAAATTGAAGCTCGGGACATGCGCGAAGAGGAACGGGAAGACCGGTGTGTTTTTCCCCAGCCCAAGCAGCAGCGAGAAGCCCGCAAGCGCCGCGAGATAGCCGTAGGGAAACCCCGCCGCACCCCGGCGGCGCAGCCGGTCGACAAGCGCCGAGACGGCAAGGCCGAGCGGGAGCAAGCCGATATAGACCGCATCCTCCCAATAATTGGCGTAACCCCAATAATCGCCGTGAGCCGGATTCCCGAAAAAGTTCGGCGCCACCAGCGTCACCAGCCGCCACGGCCAGAAGGAATAGGTGAGCGCCGCCTCCGGATCCACGCCCGACGCGCGCTGCGAGTTCAGCCAATAGGCGGCGGTGGGGATGAATTGCGCCGCGCCCAGAAGCGCGGCCGCTAGGCTGGCACCCAGCATACGCAACCCCGCGCGCACGAGGGCCTTCCCCGCCGGGCGGTCCGCCACGGCGCGCACCGCCATCCAGCCGACGGCGATCCACCAGGTGTACCACGCCGTCTGCCAATGCCCGGCCAGCCATTGCAAGCAGAGCGCCAACGCGAGCCGGAGATCGAGGATGCCTTTTTCCTTCCGCAGCGCGCGCTCGGACGCCAGAACGATCCACGGCAGCCAGGCCACCGAGGCGTTGATGCTGAGAAACCACGCCCGGGAGGCGAGGTATCCGGAAAGCATGAAGGCCAATCCGGATGCCGCCTGGCCCAAGAGGCCGATTCCGAGCCGCCGGCTGAGCTTCGCCATGCCGATGCCGGCCCATAAAAGATGCGCGACCATCAGCAGGCCCTGGCCGTACTCCACCGGGACGATCAGCAGAATCCAGTTCGGCGGATAGAGCAGCGCGGATTGGGCGTTGGCCAGAAGGGGTGCGCCCATCCCCAGCCACGGATTCCAAAGCGGCAAATATCCGGCGAGCAGGGTTTGTTTTGCGGTCTCGTGCCAGGGGGCGAATTGAAGCAGCGGAAGTCCCCAGAAGATGACCCGCGTGCCGAGCAAGACCGGCGCGAACAGGAAGACGAGGACGGCCGCGAGCAAGGCGTATACCGGATCCAGACGGAGGAGGAACCGCTTCACGCCGGAAACAACAGAAGGAAACGCCACGCTTCCGTGTATACTCTGTTTCCCGGGTCGCGGCAAGTGGCCCGCCGCGCCGGTCCGCCATTACGCAGATCCTGTTTTATAATCCCCAGCGTCTCTGACGCGGCCGATCGCCCACTCGGCCGACCGGCGACAACCCGATCGCCCCGCCGGAAAGGAGAATCCCATGCGCACCCGATTTTTCGAGGCAACCTCCCTGCTGTTTTTGGCGGCCGCGCTTTGCGCCTGCGGGCCGGAGGCCGCATCCGAAGCCACCATCTCTCCAACCGAAGAATCCGCCGCCACCCGGGAAGCTTCACCCACGTCGACCTTCACCCCGACCGCGGTTCCGACTCTTCCGCCCGCGTCGCCCATGCCGGGCCTGGTGTTCGCCGACGCCGATTCGATGAAGCGCATGATCGGGCCTTACCTGGTGGATGCGGACGGAGAGACCGTCCAACTCGCCGATAAACCGGATCCGGCCCTTTCTCCCGACCGCAAACAAGTGCTGTATTCCGGCGACGGAGACGTCTGGCTGCTGGATCTGGATACCGGAAAGACCCGCAACCTCACCAGGACCAAGGACCGCATGGAGCAGCAATACCAGTGGTGGCCGGCGCGTCCGGACCTGATCGTCTTCCATTTCCAATACGCCGAAGA
This portion of the Anaerolineales bacterium genome encodes:
- a CDS encoding thioredoxin domain-containing protein — encoded protein: MRRNINVNYKSQWPIRQIVIGIVLFGSGFAVGYTARDIPALLQNSGGAAQSASAQDDPSWGPADAKVTIVEFAEFECPYCRQWYTNVYEKLYQTYSDRVRFVFRDYPLSFHANARPAAVAANCAGAQGRYWDYFKLLYGDSRGLGSSLYSTYAQEIGLNVSAFSSCLTGGQYDNEIDLDLKDAERLGVSGVPAFFVNSQFISGMQPFEVFQRAIEKELKQ
- a CDS encoding MBL fold metallo-hydrolase, with protein sequence MKIHHLNCGTMHPFGLPRKDGTGGFFLRGDGVLHCLLVETSEGLALVDAGWGLRDCGDPTPAVRQFMALCSCARDPEETAVRQIKKLGAKPSDVKHIFLTHMHLDHAGALPDFPQAAIHLAGAELEACLRPRTYMERYAYRPEHWAHSPRWQAHETCGARWFDFDCAPPIRIGGADFVLIPFPGHTRGHCAVAVRGEGGWLLHCGDLYGYQPQVSPAQPYRYPNGALMERIVTAGFAMPRRHWKKIRQLLREHGGDVRAFCSHDAVNFPPYIPHEAPGEFP
- a CDS encoding YfhO family protein, with translation MAFPSVVSGVKRFLLRLDPVYALLAAVLVFLFAPVLLGTRVIFWGLPLLQFAPWHETAKQTLLAGYLPLWNPWLGMGAPLLANAQSALLYPPNWILLIVPVEYGQGLLMVAHLLWAGIGMAKLSRRLGIGLLGQAASGLAFMLSGYLASRAWFLSINASVAWLPWIVLASERALRKEKGILDLRLALALCLQWLAGHWQTAWYTWWIAVGWMAVRAVADRPAGKALVRAGLRMLGASLAAALLGAAQFIPTAAYWLNSQRASGVDPEAALTYSFWPWRLVTLVAPNFFGNPAHGDYWGYANYWEDAVYIGLLPLGLAVSALVDRLRRRGAAGFPYGYLAALAGFSLLLGLGKNTPVFPFLFAHVPSFNFFQAPSRMTIGFVFALCLLAAAGAQRWQQSASTSWRTAANIGVASAAALAAGIAATYLAFIRRDTFAPSVAATGGIGILIALLALLKYLAKRRPPLARWVAPAAAALIALDLGLAAAGLVPTAPPSLYREENPAAAGIAATLGERRIYMPEAIRYELMYHRAFLFRIFAGLADWMDVRRWELPNVCILDSLPAADNFDSFVPRRYAVLVREVETLPAELRDRLLGMMDVGAVWEWPPGDGDPTLRYLSGGARAWGVCRAQWALGGEDALRAVTAEQFDPARTVILEAGSGEEGTDCASPPRVEIAAGADPNRVRIEVDFAQDGFLVLADVNDDGWQAFLDGERVPNLQADYAFRAVRVPAGRHTVEFRYAPPAFWGGALASVGALLALCAAAAVRLMRRTRRRAPPAGSPETAG